The segment CTATCGGAAAACCGGCTGTACTTTACCGGCGGGAACAACGGCATCCTGACCTGCGTCAACGCTGAAACGGGAGAGCCATTTTTCAATCCACAGCGGCTGCCAATCGGCGGAGTTTACTCTTCGCCCGTAGCCGCAAATGGAAACGTCTTCATCACCAGTCGTGATGGCGAGACCGTTGTGATTCGCGACGCGGTGACCTTCAGTGTCGTCTCTAGGAATGACATCGGCGAGCCTGTTGATTCGACTTTGGCTTTGGCCGACGATGAGATTTTCATTCGGGGTCGGGACCATCTGTTCTGCGTACGCAACAAGTAACCCTGCTGCCAAATGGCAAAGGACAAATGACCAAACGGCCAGTTCGCGAGACAGACTAATTGTTGACGCGAAACCGGACGTTGAGCGTGTCGTAGCCAACAGCGCGTGTGAATTCTTTGGCGACTTCCACATGTCGAACCGAGTCAATCATTTCAATCGACAGGTTTTTGCTGCAGAGGACTTCCAGCATCGTACGGACGACCAGTCTGGCATGAGCGGCGCCCTGGCAAAGGTGATCGCGAAACCCGAATGAAACGTGTGGATTCGGACGACGGTCGAGAATAACATCCTGAGCGTTTTCAAAAACGCTTTCATCGTGATTGGCCGACGCCCAGCACAGCCCAATCCTCTCACCCGCTGCGACTTTGACTCCGTGCACATCGGCTCCTTGCGGGCAAACGCGACCGATCTGAGTCAGCGGCATGAACACGCGAAAAAACTCTTCGCTCGCCAACACAATTCGCTTCGGATCCTCCCGCAGATACTCAAGCCCCACGGGGTTGCTCGCCAGCCACGCGATGATCGACGTCACACTGTGAATGATCGTATCGCGTCCACCAGCAAAGGCCAGATTGGCGAAACCGAGACACTCATCCCGCGTCAGTTTTCGTCCACGAAATTCAATCCGGGTCAACACGCTGAAAAAATCTTCGCCCGAGTCGGCCGCCGCGCGATCAAACTGTTCGTTCAAATAGGACTCCAGCGAACCGCCTCGTTTCGATTCGCCTTCCTGAGGCTGGAAGACATGAACGCCCCAGCGGATCCAGACTTCTGCTTCGGATTCCGGCATGTTCAACAGATACGTGAACGCCCGAGACTGAATCGGTAACGCGAATTCCGCAACGGCATCGAACGAGTCCTGTTCCGCGAGCGCATCGACGACCGATTCGATCATCGACTTCACCGCCGAGATGACTTCCGGCTTCTTCGCCCGCAGAAAAAATGGCTCGGTAAGCTTTCGATACTCTTTGTGATCAGGAGGATCGACTTCGATCGGCAATTGTCGCACCGAACGCATGGACTCTTCGGATGGAATCGGAACTCGAAACGGCGCGTCCGAGCTAAACTGTTTCC is part of the Mariniblastus fucicola genome and harbors:
- a CDS encoding cytochrome P450 family protein, encoding MQPENPINDDPFREAREKEGVMRCPFEGEMITMLLRHKDVRDAAADWKQFSSDAPFRVPIPSEESMRSVRQLPIEVDPPDHKEYRKLTEPFFLRAKKPEVISAVKSMIESVVDALAEQDSFDAVAEFALPIQSRAFTYLLNMPESEAEVWIRWGVHVFQPQEGESKRGGSLESYLNEQFDRAAADSGEDFFSVLTRIEFRGRKLTRDECLGFANLAFAGGRDTIIHSVTSIIAWLASNPVGLEYLREDPKRIVLASEEFFRVFMPLTQIGRVCPQGADVHGVKVAAGERIGLCWASANHDESVFENAQDVILDRRPNPHVSFGFRDHLCQGAAHARLVVRTMLEVLCSKNLSIEMIDSVRHVEVAKEFTRAVGYDTLNVRFRVNN